One genomic region from Arthrobacter sp. FB24 encodes:
- the rplL gene encoding 50S ribosomal protein L7/L12 encodes MAKLTNEELIEAFKELTIIELSEFVKLFEETFEVTAAAVAVAGPAAAAEEAEEKTDFDVVLEAAGDKKIAVIKEVRAITSLGLKEAKDLVDSAPKAVLEGATKEAAEKAKEQLEAAGATVTLK; translated from the coding sequence ATGGCGAAGCTCACCAACGAAGAGCTCATTGAAGCTTTCAAGGAACTGACCATCATCGAGCTCTCCGAGTTCGTCAAGCTCTTCGAAGAGACCTTCGAAGTTACCGCTGCTGCCGTTGCCGTTGCCGGCCCGGCTGCCGCTGCTGAAGAAGCTGAAGAGAAGACCGACTTCGACGTCGTCCTCGAAGCTGCTGGCGACAAGAAGATCGCAGTGATCAAGGAAGTTCGCGCCATCACTTCCCTGGGCCTCAAGGAAGCCAAGGACCTGGTTGACAGCGCTCCGAAGGCCGTCCTCGAAGGCGCAACCAAGGAAGCTGCCGAGAAGGCAAAGGAGCAGCTCGAAGCTGCCGGCGCCACCGTTACCCTCAAGTAA
- the rplJ gene encoding 50S ribosomal protein L10, whose translation MATPTKVSAVAEITNDFKESNAAVLTEYRGLTVAQLKQLRVSLGQDTKFAVVKNTLTAIAAKEAGVEAFDGQLAGPTAIAFIKGDAVAAAKSLTDFAKTNKQLVIKTGYFEGKALNASEVAALAALESRELQLAKVAGILKAPAAAAARIIDALRLKLEEENGAPAAAEAPAAEEAPAAEAAETEAPAEAAATEEN comes from the coding sequence ATGGCAACGCCTACCAAGGTTTCAGCAGTAGCTGAGATCACTAACGATTTCAAGGAATCGAACGCCGCTGTCCTGACCGAATACCGTGGGCTCACCGTTGCACAGCTCAAGCAGCTGCGCGTTTCTCTCGGCCAGGACACCAAGTTCGCGGTCGTCAAGAACACCCTGACCGCAATTGCAGCCAAGGAAGCTGGTGTCGAAGCATTCGACGGTCAGCTCGCCGGCCCCACTGCAATCGCGTTCATCAAGGGTGACGCAGTTGCAGCTGCCAAGAGCCTGACGGATTTTGCCAAGACCAACAAGCAGCTGGTTATCAAGACCGGTTACTTCGAGGGCAAGGCACTGAACGCCAGCGAAGTTGCTGCCCTGGCAGCACTCGAGTCCCGCGAGCTGCAGCTCGCCAAGGTTGCAGGCATCCTCAAGGCTCCTGCTGCCGCTGCTGCACGCATCATCGACGCCCTGCGCCTCAAGCTTGAAGAAGAGAACGGTGCACCGGCAGCTGCCGAAGCGCCCGCCGCTGAAGAAGCCCCGGCCGCAGAAGCAGCAGAGACCGAAGCTCCGGCCGAAGCCGCAGCCACCGAAGAGAACTAA
- a CDS encoding GNAT family N-acetyltransferase, with translation MTALPYLIEPLVLPAAVDSPDAGAFREFGELSDALVLETWGNADRSSPQEARLQYWRDNPYTQLRLFFVWLDGRMVARSWIRFGIQENVHTAVLHVNVLAEFSGRGIGRALLRHAEELAAARGCTTLQTFTEHPADFDAGGAGVLKPETGTGGVPAAARGVRFALAAGYRLEQVERFSALELPLAGDTLAALETEALEKSGEQYELLHWTDRCPDGLAQQLAVLMSRMSTDTPVGALNYDEESWDVARVRHVEDTWQKAGLASLVAGARHRATGELAAYSVLQVSDAKPWLANQDDTLVASHHRGHRLGMLVKILNIRRLLAGYPGVERIITFNAAENDHMLAINVALGFHPEGYDGEWQKAL, from the coding sequence GTGACTGCACTGCCGTACCTCATCGAACCCCTCGTCCTGCCCGCGGCCGTCGACTCTCCGGATGCAGGCGCATTCCGGGAGTTCGGGGAACTCAGCGATGCGCTGGTGCTGGAAACCTGGGGAAATGCGGACCGTTCGTCGCCCCAGGAAGCCCGGCTCCAGTACTGGCGCGACAACCCCTACACGCAGTTGCGGCTCTTCTTCGTGTGGCTGGACGGGCGAATGGTGGCGCGGTCCTGGATCCGCTTCGGGATCCAGGAGAACGTCCACACCGCAGTCCTCCACGTAAACGTCCTGGCGGAGTTCTCCGGACGCGGCATCGGCAGGGCGCTACTGCGCCATGCCGAAGAGCTGGCGGCGGCACGCGGATGCACCACCTTGCAGACGTTCACGGAACACCCGGCGGACTTTGACGCCGGGGGTGCCGGGGTGCTCAAACCCGAAACGGGAACCGGCGGCGTGCCGGCAGCCGCCCGAGGGGTGCGTTTCGCTCTGGCGGCCGGCTACAGGCTGGAACAGGTGGAACGCTTCAGCGCCTTAGAGTTGCCCCTCGCAGGGGATACCCTGGCTGCCCTCGAAACCGAGGCGCTGGAGAAGTCCGGGGAGCAGTACGAACTGCTGCACTGGACAGACCGCTGCCCGGATGGGTTGGCACAACAACTTGCCGTCCTTATGTCGCGTATGAGCACGGACACCCCGGTGGGCGCGCTCAACTACGACGAGGAGTCCTGGGATGTGGCCCGGGTCCGCCATGTGGAGGATACATGGCAGAAGGCGGGCCTGGCATCCCTGGTGGCCGGCGCCCGGCACCGGGCCACGGGAGAACTGGCCGCGTACTCCGTCCTGCAGGTGTCCGACGCGAAGCCGTGGCTGGCAAACCAGGACGATACCCTGGTGGCCAGCCACCACCGGGGGCACCGCCTGGGCATGCTGGTCAAGATACTCAACATCCGCCGTCTGCTCGCCGGCTACCCGGGGGTGGAGCGGATCATCACGTTCAACGCTGCGGAAAACGATCACATGCTGGCCATCAACGTGGCGCTCGGATTCCACCCGGAGGGGTATGACGGCGAATGGCAGAAGGCGCTGTGA
- the nusG gene encoding transcription termination/antitermination protein NusG — MSEQELEVTETELDGSTDNTTDAAAVAGEESEVESAAPDSIDDSSEADADADADDAARDEVADAETGEAAESDEDEADALAAAAAKAEVDPAEEFKAKLRRQEGDWYVIHSYAGYENRVKANLETRIQTLDMEDYIFEIQVPMEEVVEIKNAQRKVINRVRIPGYVLVRMDLTDASWGAVRHTPGVTGFVGNAHNPVPLRLDEVFSMLAPVFEEEQAEKGKPVKHAAAPVDVDFEVGESVIVKEGPFETLPATISEIKVDSQTLVVLVSIFERETPVTLAFNQVTKI, encoded by the coding sequence GTGTCTGAGCAGGAGCTCGAGGTAACTGAGACTGAGCTGGATGGGTCCACGGACAATACGACAGACGCCGCGGCGGTAGCCGGGGAAGAGTCCGAGGTTGAGTCTGCTGCGCCCGATTCCATCGACGATTCCTCTGAGGCCGACGCTGACGCTGATGCTGACGACGCCGCGCGCGATGAAGTTGCTGACGCCGAAACTGGCGAAGCCGCTGAATCCGACGAAGATGAGGCTGACGCCTTGGCCGCCGCGGCCGCTAAGGCAGAGGTTGATCCGGCTGAGGAATTCAAGGCCAAGCTGCGCCGCCAGGAAGGCGACTGGTACGTCATCCATTCTTACGCAGGTTACGAAAACCGCGTGAAGGCCAACCTTGAAACCCGCATCCAGACCCTGGACATGGAAGATTACATCTTCGAAATCCAGGTTCCCATGGAAGAAGTCGTGGAGATCAAGAACGCCCAGCGCAAGGTCATCAACCGCGTTCGCATCCCCGGCTACGTGCTGGTCCGCATGGACCTTACGGATGCCTCGTGGGGTGCCGTCCGGCACACCCCGGGTGTCACCGGCTTCGTGGGCAACGCCCACAACCCCGTACCGCTCCGCCTCGACGAGGTCTTCTCCATGCTCGCCCCCGTCTTCGAAGAAGAGCAGGCCGAGAAGGGCAAGCCGGTCAAGCACGCTGCGGCTCCCGTGGACGTCGACTTCGAGGTCGGCGAGTCCGTCATCGTCAAGGAAGGTCCGTTCGAGACCCTCCCCGCCACGATCTCCGAGATCAAGGTCGATTCCCAGACCCTCGTGGTACTGGTCTCCATCTTCGAGCGTGAGACCCCGGTCACCCTGGCATTCAACCAGGTCACCAAGATCTAG
- the rplA gene encoding 50S ribosomal protein L1: MAKRSKAYEAAAAKIDAEKFYAPFEAVTLAKDTNPSKFDATVEVAFRLGVDPRKADQMVRGTVNLPHGTGKVARVLVFATGDKAEAAIAAGADFVGSDDLIEKIAAGWTDFDAAVATPDLMGKVGRLGKVLGPRNLMPNPKTGTVTPDVTKAVNDIKGGKIDFRVDKHSNLHFIIGKVSFDAIKLAENYAAALEEVLRLKPSASKGRYIQKATVATTFGPGISVDPNVTKVLTEV; the protein is encoded by the coding sequence ATGGCAAAGCGCAGCAAAGCATATGAGGCAGCCGCCGCCAAGATCGACGCGGAGAAGTTCTACGCGCCGTTCGAGGCAGTGACGCTGGCCAAGGACACCAACCCGTCCAAGTTCGACGCCACCGTTGAGGTCGCTTTCCGCCTGGGTGTAGACCCGCGTAAGGCCGACCAGATGGTCCGCGGCACCGTTAACCTGCCCCACGGCACCGGTAAGGTTGCCCGCGTCCTCGTCTTCGCAACGGGCGACAAGGCAGAAGCAGCAATCGCTGCCGGCGCCGACTTCGTTGGTTCCGATGACCTGATCGAAAAGATCGCAGCAGGCTGGACCGACTTCGACGCAGCCGTCGCTACCCCTGACCTCATGGGCAAGGTTGGCCGCCTCGGTAAGGTTCTGGGTCCGCGTAACCTGATGCCGAACCCGAAGACCGGCACCGTGACTCCCGACGTCACCAAGGCTGTCAACGACATCAAGGGCGGCAAGATCGACTTCCGCGTCGACAAGCACTCCAACCTGCACTTCATCATCGGCAAGGTTTCGTTCGACGCCATCAAGCTGGCTGAGAACTACGCAGCCGCACTGGAAGAGGTCCTTCGCCTGAAGCCCTCCGCTTCCAAGGGCCGCTACATCCAGAAGGCCACCGTGGCTACCACGTTCGGCCCGGGTATTTCGGTTGACCCCAACGTCACCAAGGTCCTGACCGAGGTCTAA
- the secE gene encoding preprotein translocase subunit SecE gives MSEDQVTETAASSSKGRPAKNAAKSGFFARIALFIRQVIGELKKVVAPTRKELINYTLVVLVFVIIMMLIVTVLDLAFGTGVSWVFGGTGPTDR, from the coding sequence ATGAGTGAGGACCAGGTGACCGAAACGGCTGCAAGCAGCTCCAAGGGCCGCCCCGCCAAGAATGCCGCCAAATCCGGCTTCTTCGCTCGCATCGCACTCTTCATCCGCCAGGTCATCGGCGAACTGAAGAAGGTCGTAGCACCCACCCGCAAGGAACTGATCAACTACACGCTCGTGGTGCTGGTGTTCGTGATCATCATGATGCTCATTGTTACCGTCCTGGACTTGGCTTTCGGGACCGGAGTGAGCTGGGTCTTCGGCGGCACAGGCCCCACGGACCGCTAA
- the rplK gene encoding 50S ribosomal protein L11 has protein sequence MAPKKKVTGLIKLQIQAGAANPAPPIGPALGQHGVNIMEFCKAYNAATEAQRGNVIPVEITVYEDRSFTFITKTPPAAELIKKAAGVAKGSATPHTVKVAKLTQAQVNEIASTKMEDLNATSLEGAAKIIAGTARSMGITVEG, from the coding sequence TTGGCTCCCAAGAAGAAGGTCACCGGCCTCATCAAGCTGCAGATCCAGGCAGGTGCCGCCAACCCGGCCCCGCCGATCGGTCCTGCGCTTGGCCAGCACGGTGTCAACATCATGGAATTCTGCAAGGCGTACAACGCTGCGACGGAAGCCCAGCGCGGCAACGTTATTCCTGTTGAAATCACGGTCTACGAAGACCGCTCGTTCACGTTCATCACCAAGACCCCGCCGGCTGCAGAGCTCATCAAAAAGGCTGCAGGCGTCGCCAAGGGTTCAGCTACCCCGCACACCGTCAAGGTTGCCAAGCTGACCCAGGCCCAGGTCAACGAGATCGCCTCCACCAAGATGGAAGACCTCAACGCCACCAGCCTCGAAGGCGCAGCGAAGATCATCGCCGGCACCGCCCGTTCCATGGGTATCACCGTCGAGGGTTAA
- a CDS encoding pyridoxal phosphate-dependent aminotransferase, translating into MPAARVSQRISAIAESATLAVDAKAKALKAAGRPVIGFGAGEPDFPTPGYIVQAAIEAAGQPKYHRYSPAGGLPELKQAIADKTFRDSGYKAQASQILVTNGGKQAVYNTFATLVDPGDEIIVPTPFWTTYPEAIRLAGGVPVEVFAGPEQDYLVTVEQLEAALTERTKILLFVSPSNPTGSVYSPEQVREIGLWAASKGLWVVTDEIYEHLTYDGVPFTSIATAVPELGDKVVILNGVAKTYAMTGWRVGWMIGPADVIKAATNLQSHATSNVSNIMQIAALAAVSGPLTAVDEMKVAFDRRRKAIVAGLNAIDGVECPTPKGAFYVYADVRGLLGKEFETANGTVRPQTSAELAALILDEVEVAVVPGEAFGPSGYLRLSYALGDDDLATGVARLQGFLGKAK; encoded by the coding sequence ATGCCTGCCGCCCGCGTTTCCCAACGCATTTCCGCTATTGCCGAATCCGCCACCCTGGCCGTCGATGCCAAGGCCAAGGCACTCAAGGCAGCCGGACGGCCGGTCATCGGCTTCGGCGCCGGGGAACCCGACTTCCCGACCCCTGGCTACATTGTGCAGGCCGCCATTGAGGCCGCCGGCCAGCCGAAGTACCACCGCTACTCCCCCGCCGGAGGGCTGCCGGAACTCAAGCAGGCCATTGCGGACAAGACGTTCCGGGACTCCGGCTACAAGGCCCAGGCGTCGCAGATCCTGGTCACCAACGGCGGCAAGCAGGCCGTCTACAACACCTTCGCCACGCTGGTTGATCCGGGCGATGAGATCATTGTTCCCACGCCGTTCTGGACCACCTACCCGGAAGCCATCCGGCTGGCCGGCGGTGTGCCGGTGGAGGTCTTCGCCGGCCCGGAACAGGACTACCTGGTCACCGTGGAGCAGCTGGAAGCGGCCCTGACCGAGCGCACCAAAATCCTGCTGTTCGTCTCGCCGTCCAACCCCACCGGTTCCGTGTACTCGCCGGAGCAGGTCCGCGAAATCGGTTTGTGGGCCGCGTCCAAGGGACTGTGGGTGGTCACCGACGAAATCTACGAGCACCTCACCTATGACGGCGTTCCCTTCACATCCATTGCCACGGCGGTTCCCGAACTCGGCGACAAGGTGGTCATCCTCAACGGCGTCGCCAAGACCTACGCCATGACCGGCTGGCGGGTGGGCTGGATGATCGGTCCGGCCGACGTCATCAAGGCGGCCACCAACCTGCAGTCCCACGCCACGTCCAACGTCTCCAACATCATGCAGATCGCGGCCCTCGCCGCCGTCTCCGGCCCGCTCACCGCGGTGGACGAGATGAAGGTGGCCTTCGACCGCCGCCGGAAGGCGATTGTCGCCGGCCTGAACGCCATCGACGGCGTGGAATGCCCGACGCCGAAGGGCGCCTTTTACGTCTACGCGGACGTCCGTGGCCTGCTGGGCAAGGAATTCGAGACGGCGAACGGAACCGTCCGCCCGCAGACTTCCGCCGAGCTCGCTGCGCTCATCCTGGATGAGGTGGAGGTTGCGGTTGTCCCGGGCGAGGCATTCGGACCCTCAGGCTACCTGCGGCTCTCCTACGCCCTTGGCGACGACGATCTCGCCACCGGAGTGGCACGGCTCCAGGGCTTCCTCGGCAAGGCCAAATAG
- a CDS encoding GNAT family N-acetyltransferase, with the protein MVEDVRIEQLWIPDSLDGPDSADFLAAVEVGRKVRMQTWGSDDLAYTPLEKLLEFADPYERQVILVARVEGNIVGTVDIALPLADNLDLAEFTLDILPEFQRQGVGRQLLEAAEQFARAEGRSMILIDTNHPGVSLSSSADDQLVPGSGLGFVPMGSREVEFARKTGYTLQHIEQFSSCLLPLDTKLVAELSDEAEQANAGRYRLHHWTDRCPDIWLEGVAALENQAGGDTEPSTRTDEQMVFDGAMIRKAEDATIAQGRRTVVTAVEHIATGTLVGLTTISVLSQRQDVVFQDDTVVMQEHRGNKLGLLIKVANMVRLTEQFPDARVIYTWNAPENRYLLKVNQQLGFNTAGVTGIWQKDLPDLGPSSS; encoded by the coding sequence ATGGTTGAAGACGTACGGATCGAACAACTCTGGATTCCCGATTCCCTCGACGGGCCCGATAGCGCCGATTTCCTGGCCGCCGTCGAAGTTGGCCGGAAGGTACGGATGCAAACGTGGGGGAGTGACGATCTCGCCTACACGCCGCTTGAGAAGCTCCTGGAATTTGCCGATCCCTACGAACGCCAGGTCATCCTGGTGGCCAGGGTGGAGGGCAACATTGTGGGCACGGTGGACATCGCCCTGCCCTTGGCCGACAACCTCGACCTAGCGGAGTTTACGCTGGACATCCTGCCGGAATTCCAGCGGCAGGGAGTGGGACGCCAGTTGCTGGAAGCAGCCGAGCAGTTTGCCCGGGCAGAAGGCCGGAGCATGATCCTGATCGACACCAACCACCCCGGCGTTTCATTGAGCAGCTCCGCGGACGACCAGTTGGTCCCCGGCTCCGGGCTTGGCTTTGTTCCGATGGGAAGCCGGGAAGTGGAGTTCGCCCGGAAGACCGGCTACACCCTGCAGCACATTGAGCAGTTCAGCTCGTGCCTGCTGCCGCTGGACACCAAGCTGGTCGCAGAACTCTCGGACGAGGCCGAGCAGGCCAACGCGGGCCGCTACCGCCTGCATCACTGGACGGACAGGTGCCCTGACATCTGGCTCGAGGGCGTAGCCGCCCTGGAGAACCAGGCCGGTGGAGATACCGAACCGTCCACCCGGACCGACGAGCAGATGGTGTTCGACGGCGCCATGATCCGGAAGGCGGAGGACGCCACTATCGCGCAGGGACGGCGAACGGTGGTCACCGCCGTCGAACATATCGCCACCGGCACCCTGGTGGGGCTAACGACGATCAGCGTCCTGTCCCAGCGGCAGGACGTGGTGTTCCAGGACGATACCGTGGTGATGCAGGAACACCGGGGCAACAAGCTGGGCCTCCTGATCAAGGTGGCCAACATGGTGCGCCTCACCGAACAGTTCCCCGACGCCAGGGTCATCTACACCTGGAATGCCCCGGAAAACAGATACCTGCTCAAAGTCAACCAGCAGCTGGGCTTCAACACCGCAGGCGTCACGGGGATATGGCAGAAGGACCTCCCGGACCTCGGACCGAGCAGCAGCTGA
- a CDS encoding bifunctional metallophosphatase/5'-nucleotidase, which yields MPTPAATPAGAPAAQALPAPQSGGKKQFTLTVLGTTDLHNNVFNWDYFTDTAYADAAGNKIGIAQAATLIKAMRAERGEQCTLTIDAGDTIQGTPQAYYFAKIRPISDSVTHPMALAMNAVGYDAAALGNHEFNYGIPLLRTWERQLGFPLLGANIHDAVTGKRAFTPYVLKRVKTDNGWLTVGLVGFVTPGCVLWDRDSVQGKLDFNGIVEEAGIVIPQMKAAGADVVIVCSHSGATPGSSYGDALPFPENVSTQLAEDVPGIDAILVGHAHVEIPERFVRNRATGRQVLLTEPLKWGMRVAVMDLQVAKAKGRWSVTAASSQLLDAKTAEADPAVVRAVQAGHEATVAYVNEVIGTSTAPLSTATACWEDSAAIDAINYVQARTIKAELATGPAAGLPVLSIAAAFSRAVDVKAGPLTIRDVAGLYIFDNTLLSIKVTGMQLKAYLEWSAQYFKPVGSATARAADVTNASTAMAPNGTPDYNYDVVYGLDAPLTYDIDLARPVGERIVGLSYGGEALRVDQEFAMAINNYRQSGGGNFPAVRTAPVLSNSQQEIRQRIIDYVVDNGTLDAALFSRNDWRLVVNGQPLAVTP from the coding sequence GTGCCTACCCCCGCGGCCACCCCGGCCGGAGCCCCCGCTGCCCAGGCCCTGCCGGCGCCACAGTCCGGAGGGAAGAAGCAGTTCACCCTGACAGTGCTCGGCACAACCGACCTGCATAACAACGTCTTCAACTGGGACTACTTCACGGACACCGCCTACGCGGATGCGGCGGGCAACAAAATCGGGATCGCCCAGGCGGCCACGCTGATCAAGGCCATGCGGGCCGAGCGGGGCGAACAATGCACCCTGACCATCGACGCGGGCGACACTATCCAGGGCACGCCGCAGGCCTACTACTTCGCCAAAATCCGCCCTATCTCCGACTCGGTCACACACCCCATGGCCCTCGCCATGAACGCGGTGGGCTACGACGCCGCCGCGCTTGGCAACCACGAGTTCAATTACGGCATCCCGCTGCTTCGCACCTGGGAGAGGCAACTTGGTTTCCCGCTCCTCGGTGCCAATATCCACGATGCCGTGACCGGGAAGCGCGCCTTCACCCCGTACGTGCTCAAGCGCGTGAAGACGGACAACGGCTGGCTGACGGTGGGACTGGTCGGCTTCGTAACACCCGGTTGCGTGCTGTGGGACCGCGACAGCGTCCAGGGAAAACTCGACTTCAACGGGATCGTCGAGGAAGCCGGTATCGTCATCCCGCAAATGAAGGCTGCCGGAGCCGACGTCGTGATCGTCTGCAGCCATTCAGGAGCGACGCCGGGATCCTCCTACGGCGACGCTCTTCCGTTCCCGGAAAACGTCTCCACACAGCTTGCCGAGGACGTGCCGGGGATCGATGCCATCCTGGTCGGTCACGCCCATGTGGAGATCCCGGAACGATTCGTCCGGAACAGGGCCACCGGCAGGCAGGTGCTCCTGACAGAACCACTGAAGTGGGGCATGCGGGTTGCCGTGATGGACCTCCAGGTGGCCAAGGCGAAGGGGCGCTGGAGCGTCACTGCGGCCTCCTCCCAGCTGCTGGACGCGAAGACCGCCGAGGCGGATCCCGCCGTCGTCCGCGCTGTTCAGGCCGGGCACGAGGCCACAGTGGCGTACGTGAACGAGGTGATCGGAACGTCCACGGCCCCGCTCAGTACGGCCACCGCCTGCTGGGAGGACTCCGCGGCCATCGACGCCATCAACTACGTCCAGGCCCGCACCATCAAGGCAGAGCTGGCCACTGGTCCGGCAGCGGGTCTTCCGGTGCTGTCCATTGCCGCGGCGTTTTCCCGCGCCGTGGACGTCAAAGCCGGCCCCCTGACCATCCGTGATGTCGCGGGGCTCTACATTTTCGACAACACGTTGTTGTCCATCAAGGTCACCGGTATGCAGCTGAAGGCCTACCTCGAATGGTCCGCGCAGTACTTCAAGCCGGTCGGTTCCGCTACGGCCCGCGCGGCTGACGTCACCAATGCCAGCACCGCGATGGCACCGAACGGAACCCCGGACTACAACTACGACGTCGTGTACGGCCTTGACGCCCCGCTGACCTATGACATCGACCTGGCACGGCCCGTGGGCGAGCGTATCGTCGGCCTCAGCTACGGGGGAGAGGCGCTGCGGGTGGACCAGGAATTCGCCATGGCCATCAACAACTACCGCCAGAGCGGCGGCGGGAACTTCCCGGCAGTCAGAACAGCACCCGTCCTGTCGAACAGCCAGCAGGAGATCCGGCAGCGCATCATTGACTACGTTGTTGACAACGGCACCCTTGATGCAGCCCTCTTCAGCCGGAATGACTGGCGGCTTGTGGTCAACGGCCAGCCGCTGGCGGTCACACCCTAG
- a CDS encoding aminoacyl-tRNA deacylase: MAGNADTATGGTKGTSGTGRERFLADAAARGLEVQLVERLAANSLEEAARILGIQPSDIVKSLVVKHKDGSFLFALVPGDRQISWPKLRSLLGVNKLSLPPADVALEATGYERGTITPLGSTTPWPVYADVAITGRRISMGAGQHGYSAFVDADALTAALDAVVADISDAV; the protein is encoded by the coding sequence GTGGCTGGTAACGCCGACACAGCCACCGGCGGCACGAAAGGCACCAGCGGCACCGGCAGGGAGCGGTTCCTTGCCGATGCCGCCGCCCGCGGGCTGGAGGTGCAGCTCGTGGAGCGCCTCGCCGCGAACAGCCTCGAAGAAGCCGCCCGGATCCTGGGTATCCAGCCGTCGGACATTGTGAAGTCCTTGGTGGTCAAGCACAAGGACGGCAGCTTCCTGTTCGCCCTGGTGCCGGGAGACCGCCAGATTTCCTGGCCGAAGCTCCGCAGCCTTCTGGGCGTCAACAAACTTTCCCTGCCGCCCGCCGACGTCGCGCTCGAGGCCACCGGTTACGAGCGCGGCACGATCACCCCGCTGGGCAGCACCACGCCCTGGCCGGTCTACGCGGACGTGGCCATCACAGGGCGGCGGATTTCCATGGGGGCCGGGCAGCACGGCTACAGTGCGTTCGTGGACGCCGATGCCCTGACCGCGGCGCTGGACGCCGTGGTCGCGGACATCAGCGACGCCGTCTAG
- a CDS encoding acetyl-CoA C-acetyltransferase, with the protein MSNSPDNNDVVILAAARTPQGRLNGQLAGFTAVELGAHAIKAALAASGVAAEQVDAVIMGQVLQAGAGQNPARQSAIGAGIGWNVPTVTINKVCLSGLTAVIDAARMIRSGDAAVVVAGGQESMSRAPHILPGSRQGWTYGTVQALDVAAHDGLTDAFDGQSMGLSTESKNLVLGIDRTSQDNVAAQSHQRAALAAKNGVFDDEIAPISVKQRRGDPVVVATDEGVRPNTSVESLAGLRAAFVSDGTITAGNSSPLSDGAAALVLTTRKFAEDNGLDYLAVVGKPGQVAGPDNSLHSQPSNAIKSALDRAGWTTADLDFIEINEAFGSVAVQSLKDLQYPLEKCNIHGGAIALGHPIGASGARLAGHAAHELKRRGSGKAAVSLCGGGGQGEALLLYRD; encoded by the coding sequence ATGAGCAACTCCCCAGACAACAATGATGTTGTCATCCTCGCTGCGGCCCGCACGCCGCAGGGGCGCCTGAACGGCCAGCTAGCCGGCTTCACGGCGGTGGAGCTCGGGGCGCACGCCATCAAGGCGGCCCTGGCTGCGAGCGGCGTTGCCGCGGAGCAGGTGGATGCGGTCATCATGGGCCAGGTCCTGCAGGCGGGAGCGGGCCAGAACCCCGCGCGGCAGAGCGCCATCGGCGCCGGCATCGGCTGGAACGTCCCCACGGTCACTATCAACAAAGTGTGCCTTTCCGGCCTCACGGCCGTGATCGACGCCGCCCGCATGATCCGCAGCGGTGACGCCGCCGTCGTCGTCGCCGGCGGTCAGGAATCCATGTCCCGGGCGCCGCACATCCTGCCGGGTTCCCGGCAGGGTTGGACCTACGGGACTGTCCAGGCGCTGGACGTGGCCGCGCATGACGGCCTGACCGACGCCTTCGACGGACAATCCATGGGGCTGTCCACGGAAAGCAAGAACCTGGTTCTGGGCATCGACCGGACCTCGCAGGACAACGTGGCAGCCCAGTCCCACCAGCGCGCCGCCCTGGCCGCGAAGAACGGAGTTTTCGACGACGAAATCGCCCCGATCAGCGTCAAACAGCGGAGGGGGGACCCGGTGGTGGTGGCCACCGACGAAGGCGTGCGCCCGAACACGTCGGTCGAGTCGCTGGCCGGTCTCCGTGCCGCGTTCGTCAGCGACGGCACCATCACGGCAGGCAACTCCTCTCCCCTGTCCGACGGCGCTGCCGCCCTGGTATTGACCACCCGGAAGTTCGCGGAAGACAACGGCCTGGACTACCTCGCAGTTGTGGGCAAGCCGGGCCAGGTTGCGGGCCCGGACAATTCGCTGCACTCGCAGCCGTCCAATGCAATCAAGAGCGCCTTGGACCGTGCCGGATGGACCACCGCGGACCTCGACTTCATTGAGATCAACGAGGCCTTCGGTTCCGTTGCCGTCCAGTCGCTCAAGGACCTCCAGTACCCGCTGGAGAAGTGCAACATCCATGGCGGCGCCATCGCGCTCGGGCACCCCATCGGGGCCTCAGGCGCCCGCCTGGCCGGACATGCCGCGCACGAGCTGAAACGCCGCGGCTCCGGCAAGGCCGCTGTATCCCTGTGCGGCGGCGGCGGGCAGGGCGAAGCCCTCCTCCTCTACCGGGACTGA